The following coding sequences are from one Desulfobacterales bacterium window:
- the clpS gene encoding ATP-dependent Clp protease adapter ClpS, which produces MTLQSPEVKEREKVKEKPKNIEPPMYKVILHNDDYTPMEFVVEILMYVFLKPLEEATLIMLNIHKKGIGICGVYTFEMAETKIEKVHALSQERSFPLRCSMEKL; this is translated from the coding sequence ATGACCCTTCAAAGTCCAGAAGTAAAAGAAAGAGAAAAAGTAAAAGAAAAGCCTAAAAACATTGAGCCTCCCATGTATAAGGTTATACTTCACAATGATGATTACACACCAATGGAGTTTGTAGTTGAAATTTTGATGTATGTATTTCTTAAACCTCTTGAAGAAGCAACTTTAATTATGCTTAATATACATAAAAAAGGGATAGGAATATGTGGAGTATATACTTTTGAAATGGCTGAAACTAAGATTGAAAAAGTTCACGCTCTTTCTCAAGAAAGGTCTTTCCCATTAAGGTGTAGTATGGAGAAATTATAA